The DNA window accatattattttttttaaagatctttttctatgaaaataaatttttgaagaTTACCAATACTGTATAAATGCCAGAATATGCTAATACAAACTTTGCCTttgtaaagtaaaaaataaactGAGACAAACAATAAATTCTTACACtgcattaaaattcaaaaaaaagtttgaatGAATAGAGTCTTCAAATTTCTATATAAGTTAGTTCCTGGTTCACAAGGCATCGCGAGCAACAATTTTGCTTACAATGACATCAGCTACAGAGGATAACCCAAGTTTGAGTCCAGATATTTTGTAGTGCTGAGAAAGAAAGAGCAATTAGTCATCCTCCTCTTCCTCGAGTCTTTTAATAAAGCATGAAACAGACGcacaaaatagataaataataccTTCTAAATCTGAGCTTGATTTGCTCTTGCTTGAAGTTCGTCTAAGTCAATTTCTTTCCCCCCCTTGACAAGTTTTTCAATGGCTTTCATCTGAAATTAAtgtcaacaacaacaacaacttgGCATACACTATCTTGGCAGGATAGGCTTACCAAAAATACTGCTGAGATCATCTTGCGTGCAAACCACCTCTTATGCATTGCTGCTTGAGCAGCTACAGAAGCTTGAATGGTTTCGAATCGAAGATATACATAACCAGCACTATTCTTATATTCAGTGAATTGGGGATCatcaaatcatttttaaagtaAGCTAAATTCAATAATATTCCTTCATATTCTTTTTCGATATCAAATGCATCAATAAACATACTTGTCAACATGAATATGCAGAACTGGACCATATTTGGAACATTCTGCCTTAACATCATCtttgatttccaaatcataCTCTGGGTCCATCTGCAACATAGTTGTAAAATCAAGTCTCAAAACAGAACAAAAAagtgatttgaaaaaaaagaagaaaaaaatacctCCATGGTCggatcaaacatattcttcAAGAGGTGACATTCACTAGGGATTCCAATAGGCTCCGACACCACAATTGTTGGAAGAAGTGCAGCAGGAATGGCAACTTGTCCATTCATGGTAAGAGTAAGGTAACAGCCTATTGACCAGCTTGTTGACTTGAAGCTATCCCATTTAGCGCTGGTATTCCAAGAATTGGAAGAGATTGTGATCAGAATATTTTCaagatcattataattttttacaaacataacaaatgtagattttcacAATGGAAATTAACATTAACTTCTTTTAACAAAACAATCCAATATGTTTCAGAATACAACAAAAGCAGAGACAAACCTTGTTGCGGTGCCACTCCTATCAAGCTTCTGCATGAGTTGATAATAGTAACATCAATTTTCTATAAATTACCACCACTTTTATAACTCACCAGACCACCACCATTGTCATCATCAAAATCAACTGTTTTGGTACCTAAGTCTTGCACCCCAACATGATCAGTAACTGATGAAACCTGGATTAAGTACTGATATGTTAGCTCagaaaacaacaaaatatatatttagataatccATTTCCTATTAGTAGACGCTTACCTTAATAACCCTACCGGCAATCTCTAACTGCCCATTCAAAGTTACAGTCGCCTTGGCATCTTCAAGTTTGGAAAActataaaagaaaagaataaatatatagttcTTAAATGAAGAACATGTATGTTACACTGATTCTGCTCGTCGTGAGCCATTAATTTGGAGGTGCTCTTGATGTAACGATTGTAGAGCTTGTGATGAAAGAGCCTGCTGACAACCACCATTACTGATTTCTGCATCTTGTTTGAAACCACCATTCCTACCACGggtttcatttctctctttctaTTCCTTGTAGAATCACAGTCGTAGTGATTCTTTAATCGTCTTCTTTCGTAGTCTATTGTAGATCAATATGAAACCCTAGTCGTCTTTTTTCGTAGTCTATTCAATCGTATATGCGAGAATTgtgtaaaatatatgaaaacggaaaatgataatttctaaaatatcaaatgcgagaaataccaaatgcgagaaatactaaatgcgagaaatatcaaatgcgagaaatacaaaatgcgagaaataccaaatgcgagaaatatcaAAACGAGAAATATACCATTCAcacattttcatctaaaacgcgttaatcaactcacgcattttagatgaaaatgcgtgaatgacatttctcgtAAATGAGCGGTAAATCAAGCGCGCGAGGGATATTTCAGACTTTTCGCATGGCAAAAATGTCCAAACATTAGCAGGCGCGGGCCTTTTTTTGAATT is part of the Impatiens glandulifera chromosome 1, dImpGla2.1, whole genome shotgun sequence genome and encodes:
- the LOC124922036 gene encoding RNA-binding protein 39-like, producing MVVSNKMQKSVMVVVSRLFHHKLYNRYIKSTSKLMAHDEQNQCNIHFSKLEDAKATVTLNGQLEIAGRVIKVSSVTDHVGVQDLGTKTVDFDDDNGGGLKLDRSGTATSAKWDSFKSTSWSIGCYLTLTMNGQVAIPAALLPTIVVSEPIGIPSECHLLKNMFDPTMEMDPEYDLEIKDDVKAECSKYGPVLHIHVDNAGYVYLRFETIQASVAAQAAMHKRWFARKMISAVFLEILDGIEFARGDSKSTWGSMRAVMGHP